Proteins from one Drosophila gunungcola strain Sukarami chromosome 3R, Dgunungcola_SK_2, whole genome shotgun sequence genomic window:
- the LOC128263775 gene encoding GILT-like protein 1 produces MSHKVAAVCLLMSCLIASAYSAAKVPISIYYESLCPDSAKFITEQVYPAMKGELRDVVELTFVPFGKSQFFTQGSEVTFTCHHGPNECYGNKVHACAIEHIQANSYQVEYTRESLTMDFINCLMKAGKNFPDNVYPGQRCASENHINSWENIKSCANSTEGSILLRKAGETTNRLKEPIASVPTILFNEQFDKNVNERAQVNFVGTICKYVSAPQPRICNQHNGASTSSLASVSAILGSLLGLWFIRSFY; encoded by the exons ATGAGTCACAAAGTCGCTGCGGTGTGCCTCCTGATGAGCTGCCTGATTGCGTCGGCTTATAGTGCTGCTAAG GTGCCCATCTCCATCTACTACGAGTCCCTGTGCCCAGATAGCGCCAAGTTCATTACGGAGCAAGTGTACCCGGCGATGAAGGGAGAGCTGCGCGATGTGGTGGAACTCACCTTCGTGCCGTTCGGAAAGTCTCAG TTCTTCACCCAGGGCTCTGAGGTGACGTTCACCTGCCACCACGGTCCGAATGAGTGCTATGGCAACAAGGTTCATGCCTGTGCCATCGAACACATCCAGGCCAACTCCTACCAGGTGGAGTACACCCGCGAGTCCCTGACGATGGACTTCATCAACTGCCTGATGAAGGCGGGCAAAAACTTCCCGGACAACGTATATCCCGGCCAGCGTTGTGCCTCCGAGAACCACATTAACAGCTGGGAGAACATCAAGTCCTGCGCCAACTCCACCGAGGGCAGCATCCTGCTCCGAAAGGCAGGAGAGACCACCAACCGACTCAAGGAGCCAATTGCCAGCGTGCCCACCATCCTGTTCAATGAG CAATTTGACAAGAATGTGAATGAACGCGCCCAGGTAAACTTCGTTGGCACCATCTGCAAATACGTATCCGCCCCGCAGCCCCGCATCTGCAACCAGCACAATGGAGCCTCCACATCGTCCTTGGCCAGCGTAAGCGCCATCCTTGGCTCCCTGCTCGGTCTTTGGTTTATCCGCTCCTTCTACTAA
- the LOC128263788 gene encoding dolichol-phosphate mannosyltransferase subunit 3, giving the protein MTNLQRWLFYASIFAVPYLSICLGTVQTQFTNKYFLHVQLLPLLLLVIFGIYSVWTVLYRTLTFNDCPEAAKELQDEILEARKDLIAKGFRFRD; this is encoded by the exons atgacGAACCTGCAACGTTGGCTGTTTTACGCATCGATATTTGCGGTGCCATATCTTTCAATTTGCTTGGGAACAGTGCAAACGCAATTTACAAACAAGTATTTCTTGCATGTTCAACTTTTACCTCTTTTACTTCTGGTGATTTTTGGC ATCTATTCCGTTTGGACTGTTCTATATAGAACTCTCACTTTTAACGATTGTCCAGAGGCCGCCAAGGAACTTCAGGATGAGATTCTGGAGGCACGCAAGGATTTGATAGCCAAGGGATTTCGGTTTCGCGACTGA
- the LOC128263769 gene encoding protein yellow produces MELSLCRSSLSVMITIFLGLFCVVRGQQLVLKELHTLHQWTNLSLGDDLSKDNRFLPVDVDIEYGDEGRHRTFLTIPRLGMATPFTLATVVADDNAVVENPRLEAYPSEEWHVPPNNCSGITSAIRTYIDECWRLWVVDSGQVNSIQLCPPQILTFDLVKDELIQRHSIPPEAYTPSVSIFTALVVDLAESGTPNRCVGGTAYIADAWGYGLIVFDSLSGRSWRIEHESMKPSDLVGTGLARSSNTQAGIFTVSLSPSEVEERFLYFHTLNGFNEVMVSLDLINNETFWKSPNASQVVDHFRTLGTRGIQCESEVMDQSGNLFCSLISLGALVNWQESSNYTADDLRVVAYNPHKIKFVTGLKINRNSKGEEELWALSSQPKLFVGGALPQNEVKFQIIGCRTADLLANTPCTVGATENTPTNV; encoded by the exons ATGGAACTGTcactttgcaggtcctcactTAGTGTCATGATAACAATCTTCCTCGGTTTGTTCTGTGTAGTTCGGGGCCAGCAGTTGGTCCTCAAGGAGCTGCACACTCTCCACCAATGGACGAATCTCAGTTTGGGCGACGACCTGTCCAAGGACAATCGCTTCCTGCCGGTGGATGTGGACATTGAGTACGGCGATGAGGGCAGACATCGCACCTTCCTCACAATCCCGCGACTTGGCATGGCCACACCCTTTACACTGGCCACCGTGGTTGCGGACGACAACGCGGTGGTGGAGAATCCCAGGCTGGAGGCCTATCCTAGTGAGGAGTGGCATGTGCCACCCAATAATTGCTCGGGCATCACCTCCGCCATTAGGACTTAT ATAGACGAATGCTGGCGGCTCTGGGTGGTGGACTCGGGGCAAGTGAACTCCATACAGCTGTGCCCACCGCAGATCCTGACCTTTGACCTGGTCAAAGATGAACTAATACAGCGACACTCAATTCCGCCGGAAGCCTACACGCCCAGCGTTTCCATCTTCACAGCTTTGGTGGTGGATCTGGCGGAGAGTGGGACGCCAAATCGTTGTGTCGGTGGCACGGCCTATATAGCCGATGCCTGGGGATATGGCCTGATCGTGTTTGATTCCCTGTCCGGCCGATCCTGGCGCATAGAGCACGAGTCCATGAAGCCCTCGGATTTGGTGGGTACAGGATTGGCCCGATCCAGCAACACCCAGGCGGGAATATTCACAGTAAGCCTGAGTCCCAGCGAAGTTGAAG agCGCTTCCTTTACTTCCACACACTGAATGGCTTCAATGAGGTCATGGTGTCCCTCGATTTGATCAACAATGAAACGTTCTGGAAATCCCCGAATGCCAGTCAAGTCGTAGATCACTTCCGAACCCTGGGCACCCGCGGAATCCAATGCGAATCGGAAGTGATGGATCAGTCCGGGAATCTCTTCTGCAGCCTCATCAGCTTGGGGGCTCTCGTAAACTGGCAGGAGAGCTCCAATTACACGGCGGACGACCTTCGAGTGGTGGCCTACAATCCGCACAAGATCAAATTCGTCACGGGCCTCAAGATCAACCGAAATTCCAAGGGTGAGGAGGAGCTCTGGGCCTTGAGCAGTCAGCCGAAGCTCTTTGTGGGCGGTGCTCTGCCCCAAAACGAGGTCAAGTTTCAAATAATTGGTTGCCGCACGGCTGACCTTCTTGCCAATACCCCGTGTACAGTGGGCGCTACAGAAAACACGCCCACTAacgtttaa
- the LOC128262483 gene encoding protein yellow — protein sequence MFILPLVLWMASTNICLAQYFINRPNHNLQEFKFPSENKELPIVFEWKNIQYGFPSEQEREQVLRNGRYNPDSPIPIDIDVYYPRNGGPARHFVTTPRFGQGVPYSLAYVTNVQGRNGSEIQAYPSYQWHSSHGANCDGLTSVYRVHIDPCGRMWVLDSGEIEFVQHCAPQVVVFDLATDQLVHRYRLPETSYKAKVSRFVNILVDTRDPPPKGQCNDVFAYLADPTSKAIVVYDVAGQSSWRIENKFTYPDAKFGTHTVAGESFELLDGPLALAVTPLGLGMRRHLIFHALSNELELAIPLDILNNATNWQSGLSASLSEFVSLGRRGVQCASHAMSRRGILFCGFLEPIGIFGWDIRTPYNRQSVQLLALNPDTLQFVSGMKIVQRPADGREELWLLSDRLQKIFAGTIDYREINYRVLRCDVDDLLQGRGCF from the exons AT gtTTATTTTACCTCTTGTTCTGTGGATGGCTTCCACAAATATTTGCCTGGCCCAGTATTTTATTAATCGGCCCAACCACAACCTTCAGGAGTTCAAGTTTCCCTCAGAAAACAAGGAGCTGCCAATAGTTTTTGAGTGGAAGAACATTCAATATGGTTTCCCCAGCGAACAGGAAAGGGAGCAAGTGCTCCGAAATGGTCGCTATAACCCAGATAGTCCCATACCCATCGATATTGATGTCTATTACCCAC GCAATGGTGGTCCGGCTCGCCACTTTGTGACAACACCTCGTTTTGGACAGGGAGTTCCCTATTCTCTGGCCTACGTTACGAATGTGCAGGGGCGAAATGGCAGTGAGATCCAGGCATACCCCAGTTACCAATGGCACAGTAGCCATGGAGCGAACTGCGATGGCCTGACATCCGTGTATCGAGTCCACATCGATCCCTGCGGTCGGATGTGGGTCCTGGACAGTGGCGAAATAGAGTTTGTGCAGCACTGCGCCCCACAAGTGGTGGTCTTCGACTTGGCCACCGACCAGTTGGTCCATCGCTATCGCTTACCCGAAACCTCTTACAAGGCGAAAGTGAGCAGATTCGTGAACATCTTAGTGGACACCAGGGATCCACCGCCCAAGGGACAATGCAATGATGTTTTTGCCTATCTGGCCGATCCCACCAGTAAGGCCATCGTGGTGTACGATGTGGCAGGTCAAAGTTCGTGGCGCATTGAGAACAAGTTCACCTATCCGGATGCCAAATTCGGCACCCACACGGTGGCAGGTGAGAGTTTCGAGCTATTGGATGGACCTCTGGCCCTGGCAGTGACTCCATTGGGTCTGGGAATGCGCCGCCATCTGATTTTCCACGCCTTGTCCAACGAACTGGAATTGGCCATCCCACTGGATATCCTGAATAATGCCACAAACTGGCAAAGTGGCTTAAGTGCCTCCCTCTCGGAGTTTGTGTCCCTGGGCAGAAGGGGAGTTCAGTGCGCCTCGCATGCGATGAGCAGGCGGGGAATATTGTTCTGCGGCTTCCTAGAGCCCATCGGCATATTCGGCTGGGACATACGAACACCCTACAACCGGCAGAGTGTCCAACTGTTGGCCCTAAATCCGGATACCCTGCAGTTTGTGAGCGGAATGAAGATTGTGCAGAGACCTGCGGATGGGCGGGAGGAACTGTGGCTGCTGTCGGACCGGCTGCAGAAGATATTTGCCGGAACCATCGACTACAGGGAAATCAATTATCGGGTGCTGCGATGCGATGTGGACGACCTGCTGCAGGGGCGGGGCTGCTTTTAG
- the LOC128262474 gene encoding major royal jelly protein 1 yields MFRILIGVFCAVLWSPVSQALSPGLQVAKQWKLLRYNFEPQAPISDPNFYNPQNVLITGVAVTNDRIFVATPKLFSGVPSTVSWVSKAQFGDSPTLQAFPDWTFSNTGRSDFNCSDLILTSVYRLRLDSCNRIWLLDAGISRSLEDYEITCPPKILVVDLATDRVVRRIDFPPEVLRGESLFTNMVIDETTAKGCDDVFVYITDTVEPGIIVYDSGKDVTWRVSHPAMYPDPDFAQSEIHEHRFVLMDGVVGLTFDERTGVVYFQPLATDRVFSVHKNVLRAGPLPDNKMLDVKLVGKKSSQGIGLAVSPFDSSLIFSPLSETAIASWNPTTNQQSVLAFDRDQLQFVADITTTKSEPGVIYAIASKFHRFFLKNLNPNEFNNRIVRLELPAGNSLLGHRVALPAAPTHNSLLNYGIYNTHGQTSTNALQTYFTSPALTTPFTTKTPFKFESGGIVNYAARNPFTALNQGEAFPPSKATRDNYQRSYLDTLVGTTAPAATTRVVSVPPTAFSNRHSGYYYQRATRSLGQQ; encoded by the exons ATGTTTCGCATCCTCATTGGAGTGTTTTGCGCGGTTCTTTGGTCGCCGGTTAGCCAGGCTCTGAGTCCTGGCTTGCAGGTGGCCAAGCAGTGGAAACTCCTGCGCTATAACTTCGAGCCCCAGGCGCCGATCTCCGATCCCAATTTCTATAATCCGCAAAATGTTCTCATCACGGGAGTGGCTGTTACAAACGATCGGATCTTTGTGGCCACACCAAAGCTCTTCTCTGGAGTGCCCTCGACTGTGAGTTGGGTTTCCAAGGCCCAGTTCGGGGATTCCCCCACCCTGCAGGCCTTTCCGGATTGGACCTTCTCCAACACCGGACGCAGTGACTTCAATTGCAGCGATCTCATCCTGACTTCGGTTTACCGGCTGCGTCTGGACTCTTGCAACCGGATTTGGCTGTTGGATGCGGGCATTTCGCGTTCTCTAGAGGATTACGAGATCACCTGCCCACCGAAGATCCTGGTTGTGGACTTGGCCACGGATCGAGTGGTGCGTCGGATTGATTTCCCTCCGGAGGTCCTGCGAGGAGAGTCCCTCTTCACCAACATGGTGATCGATGAGACGACGGCCAAGGGATGCGACGATGTATTCGTCTATATTACGGACACCGTGGAGCCGGGAATTATTGTTTACGACAGTGGAAAGGACGTCACCTGGCGGGTCTCGCATCCAGCCATGTATCCCGATCCGGATTTCGCCCAGTCGGAGATCCACGAACATCGCTTTGTGCTGATGGACGGAGTGGTTGGGCTGACTTTCGATGAGCGCACCGGTGTGGTTTACTTCCAGCCCTTGGCCACTGATAG AGTTTTCTCCGTGCACAAGAATGTCCTGCGAGCGGGTCCCTTGCCAGATAACAAAATGTTGGATGTGAAACTGGTGGGCAAGAAGAGCTCCCAGGGCATTGGACTCGCCGTTTCACCCTTCGACAGCAGTCTGATCTTCAGCCCCCTGAGCGAAACGGCCATCGCCTCGTGGAACCCGACAACCAATCAGCAATCTGTGCTGGCCTTCGATCGCGATCAGTTGCAGTTTGTGGCCGACATAACCACTACGAAATCGGAACCGGGTGTTATCTATGCCATCGCCTCGAAGTTCCACCGTTTCTTCCTGAAGAACCTGAATCCCAATGAGTTTAACAACCGGATTGTCAGACTGGAACTGCCCGCTGGCAACTCCCTTTTGGGTCACCGAGTTGCCCTTCCCGCAGCGCCCACTCACAATAGTTTGCTCAACTATGGGATCTATAACACCCACGGTCAGACCTCGACGAATGCCCTGCAAACGTACTTCACCAGCCCGGCGTTGACCACGCCCTTTACCACAAAAACGCCCTTTAAGTTCGAGTCCGGCGGAATTGTGAACTATGCGGCCCGCAATCCATTCACGGCTCTCAATCAGGGCGAGGCCTTTCCGCCCAGCAAGGCGACCAGGGACAACTACCAGCGGTCGTATCTGGACACCCTGGTGGGCACCACTGCACCGGCGGCCACCACTCGGGTGGTTTCGGTGCCACCCACTGCCTTCAGCAACCGCCACAGTGGCTACTACTATCAGCGAGCAACAAGATCGTTGGGACAGCAGTGA
- the LOC128266682 gene encoding uncharacterized protein LOC128266682 encodes MSTPEHRFWVATLLLLWSLQFGVQGFGINLMKVPAEDKGQEACILALLRKYFDSGDGLSGSVLCFNRNYQLPHIQDQLLRGMHTYRQYPWSLLITNSRQGFASSGILMNEKPQCYFLIVESLDDEDLDEIFEHWKSMVNWNPLAQFVVYLASLEETEEEMTDLMVELLLTFMNKKIFNVNVIGQSAENNFFYGKTVFPYHPDNNCGNRVISVELLDACDYPGDEKDVRDEEYDEGEGEGGENQEDNSQENSDDQEAKVPKNSRESGENGTDFREIGQSEGQDTEYQNNSEEKCKEECPQKKEGNEKSREQEEYVDEIHSNESGGQKESAESGITGHENNDGENYLNDDKPTNENRNINERNDKSLSDEEIEKNNKSPTKLDYYRDNSRNTRFYLSSDPNGNLKYQTDDEYSDSSNENVSNTSTKATKDDNTESSTETSTEDNVHKSPENGDNKSNFSEPEATIEEFYRAKFEDKFPHDLSGCPLTASFRPWEPYIFRNREEEVMEDYYYDIQADGDDYNDTSPSYGETEDESYGYPEEEGDNPIPDAETQSDEKVKLSGIEYQMVKTIAERLHVNIEMQGENSNLYHLFQQLIDGEIEMIVGGIDEDPSISQFVSSSIPYHQDELTWCVARAKRRHGFFNFVATFKADAGFLLGLFVVTCSLVVLVAQRVSGFRLGNLNGYFPICLRVLGILLNQSIAVQNFSLTLRQLFALSFLMGFFFSNTYQSFLISTLTTPRSSNQIQTLEDIYINRMTIMGTSENVRHLNKDGEIFKYIREKFKMCYNLVDCLNNAAENEHIAVAVSRQHSFYNPRIQRDRLYCFDRRESLYVYLVTMLLPKKYHLLHQINPVIQHIIESGHMQKWARDLDMRRMIHEEITRVREDPFKALTYDQFRGAIAFSAGLLLVASCVFAFEWCYVKCALRSKTKRLFLK; translated from the exons ATGTCCACACCTGAGCACCGCTTTTGGGTGGCGACCTTGCTGCTCCTCTGGAGCTTGCAGTTCGGAGTCCAAGGGTTCGGAATCAATCTGATGAAGGTTCCAGCTGAGGACAAGGGACAGGAAGCTTGCATCCTTGCTCTGCTCCGGAAATATTTCGATTCCGGAGATGGACTCTCGGGCTCAGTGCTCTGCTTTAATCGAAACTATCAGTTGCCCCATATCCAAGACCAGTTACTCAGAGGAATGCACACATACAGGCAGTATCCTTGGAGCCTTTTGATAACCAACTCCAGGCAGGGATTTGCGTCATCCGGAATACTGATGAATGAGAAGCCGCAGTGCTATTTCCTCATTGTCGAGAGTCTTGACGACGAAGACCTTGACGAGATATTCGAGCACTGGAAAAGCATGGTCAACTGGAATCCCCTGGCCCAATTCGTCGTTTATTTGGCTAGTTTGGAGGAAACAGAAGAGGAGATGACTGACCTAATGGTGGAACTGCTCCTTACCTTCATGAACAAGAAGATCTTCAACGTGAACGTCATCGGCCAGAGCGcagaaaacaatttcttcTACGGCAAAACCGTGTTTCCCTACCATCCGGATAACAACTGCGGCAATCGTGTTATATCTGTTGAACTACTGGATGCCTGTGATTATCCGGGCGATGAAAAGGATGTAAGGGATGAGGAGTACGACGAAGGTGAAGGTGAAGGTGGTGAAAACCAGGAGGACAACAGTCAGGAAAATTCCGATGACCAGGAAGCTAAGGTTCCCAAAAATAGCAGAGAATCTGGAGAAAATGGTACCGATTTCAGGGAAATCGGACAGAGTGAGGGACAAGAtactgaatatcaaaataatagtgAAGAAAAGTGTAAAGAAGAATgtccccaaaaaaaagaaggtaATGAGAAAAGTCGAGAACAGGAAGAATACGTTGATGAAATTCACTCAAATGAAAGTGGTGGCCAAAAAGAAAGCGCAGAAAGTGGTATTACAGGTCACGAAAATAATGATGGTGAAAATTATCTAAATGATGACAAGCCAACCAATGAGAACAGAAACATTAATGAGAGAAATGATAAAAGTTTAAGTGAtgaagaaattgaaaaaaataataaaagcccAACAAAACTGGATTATTATAGAGACAACTCTCGGAACACTAGGTTTTATCTTTCGTCAGACCCCAATGGAAACTTGAAATATCAAACAGATGATGAGTATTCAGACAGCTCGAATGAAAATGTTTCTAATACCTCAACAAAGGCAACCAAAGACGATAACACTGAAAGTTCAACTGAGACTAGCACAGAGGATAATGTACATAAATCCCCTGAAAATGGTGACAATAAATCCAACTTCTCAGAGCCGGAAGCCACAATCGAAGAATTCTACAGAGCCAAATTTGAGGATAAATTCCCTCACGATCTCAGTGGATGTCCTCTGACAGCATCCTTTCGTCCTTGGGAACCATATATTTTTCGCAATAGAGAGGAGGAAGTCATGGAGGATTACTACTACGACATACAAGCGGATGGTGATGACTACAACGACACTTCCCCCAGTTATGGGGAAACGGAGGACGAGAGCTACGGTTATCCGGAGGAAGAGGGTGACAATCCCATTCCCGACGCCGAAACTCAGTCCGATGAAAAGGTCAAGTTGAGTGGAATTGAATACCAAATGGTAAAAACCATCGCCGAACGTTTGCACGTAAACATTGAAATGCAAGGCGAAAACAGCAATTTGTATCACCTTTTCCAACAACTGATCGATGG GGAGATCGAGATGATTGTGGGTGGAATAGATGAGGATCCGAGCATCAGCCAGTTCGTATCCAGTTCGATACCGTATCACCAGGACGAGCTAACTTGGTGCGTGGCGAGGGCAAAACGCAGACATGGTTTCTTCAACTTCGTGGCTACTTTTAAAGCGGACGCAGGATTTCTGCTGGGACTCTTTGTGGTTACATGCTCGCTGGTGGTTTTAGTGGCTCAACGTGTTTCTGGCTTCCGGCTGGGTAATCTCAATGGATATTTCCCCATTTGCCTCAGGGTTCTGGGAATCTTGCTCAACCAGTCCATTGCAGTTCAAAACTTTTCATTGACTTTAAGGCAACTGTTTGCGCTTTCCTTTCTAATGGGCTTCTTCTTCAGTAATACGTACCAGAGTTTTCTGATCAGCACGCTAACAACTCCCCGCAGCTCCAATCAAATACAGACTCTGGAGGATATATACATTAACCGAATGACCATCATGGGCACCTCCGAGAACGTTCGACATTTGAACAAGGATGGAGAG ATATTCAAGTATATTCGCGAGAAGTTCAAGATGTGCTATAATTTGGTGGACTGTCTCAACAATGCTGCTGAAAATGAACACATCGCAGTGGCTGTTTCCCGGCAGCACTCTTTCTACAATCCGCGGATCCAACGGGACCGCCTCTACTGCTTCGATCGACGGGAATCCCTATATGTGTACCTAGTGACCATGCTGCTGCCGAAGAAGTACCATCTGCTGCACCAGATCAACCCGGTGATCCAGCACATCATCGAATCGGGACACATGCAGAAGTGGGCTCGCGACCTTGACATGCGGCGCATGATTCACGAGGAGATTACCAGAGTGCGCGAGGATCCTTTCAAGGCTCTCACTTACGACCAATTTCGTGGAGCAATCGCTTTTTCCGCCGGACTTTTACTGGTGGCCAGCTGCGTCTTTGCCTTCGAGTGGTGCTATGTCAAATGTGCCCTTCGATCTAAAACGAAAAGACTGTTCTTAAAATGA
- the LOC128266681 gene encoding C-type lectin 37Db-like: protein MLRSTYILVATFMVCFTLTKCREVSPQDTCSSSVLPLLNLMAACQRRLKACEASHLDDTNASLRSIQNQLESMKKVVPQNFQKIGSRYFYFEETHKRNWFAAANACRQMGGNLASIQSDEELAAIKQHPKRNYNEHYWLDINDLAASGQYMSSTSGQIAPFLKWASTEPNNLNDVEHCVDLYWEQMYDNNCNTKYYYYICQANI, encoded by the coding sequence ATGCTGAGGTCCACATATATTTTAGTTGCAACATTTATGGTTTGCTTCACCCTAACGAAATGCAGAGAAGTTTCGCCTCAGGATACATGCTCTTCTTCGGTGTTACCGTTGTTGAATCTTATGGCTGCGTGTCAAAGGCGTTTGAAGGCCTGTGAAGCTAGCCATTTAGACGACACCAACGCGAGTTTGAGGAGTATACAAAACCAGCTGGAATCGATGAAGAAGGTCGTCCCGCAGAACTTCCAAAAGATTGGATCCAGGTATTTCTACTTTGAGGAAACCCATAAGCGAAATTGGTTCGCTGCTGCAAATGCATGCCGGCAGATGGGTGGTAATCTAGCCAGTATCCAGAGTGACGAGGAACTGGCAGCCATCAAACAACATCCCAAACGCAACTATAACGAGCACTATTGGCTGGACATCAACGACCTGGCCGCTTCTGGTCAGTATATGTCCTCCACTTCCGGCCAAATTGCTCCGTTTTTGAAGTGGGCTTCGACGGagccaaataatttaaacGATGTAGAGCACTGCGTTGATCTATATTGGGAGCAGATGTACGATAACAACTGcaacacaaaatattattattatatttgtcaggcgaatatttaa